From one Drosophila gunungcola strain Sukarami chromosome 2R unlocalized genomic scaffold, Dgunungcola_SK_2 000006F, whole genome shotgun sequence genomic stretch:
- the LOC128255220 gene encoding uncharacterized protein LOC128255220 isoform X2, with the protein MWFEILPGAVIITTLLSVPIYAMYGLQKLTIGNAFRRNMDERFGRVMYQRDFRLTDNPYKMNGLDAIPDEKTK; encoded by the exons ATGTGGTTCGAAATCCTACCTGGCGCCGTGATCATCACCACGCTCCTGTCGGTGCCCATATACGCCATGTACGGCCTGCAGAAGCTGACGATCGGCAAT GCTTTCCGGCGCAACATGGACGAGCGTTTCGGCCGAGTTATGTACCAGCGCGATTTCCGACTGACCGACAATCCCTACAAGATGAAC GGTCTGGATGCCATACCGGATgagaaaactaaataa
- the LOC128255220 gene encoding cGMP-gated cation channel alpha-1 isoform X1 produces MWFEILPGAVIITTLLSVPIYAMYGLQKLTIGNAFRRNMDERFGRVMYQRDFRLTDNPYKMNGLEQIPDEEEDKKDQRDQNEDLDDPVLLKKKQKERKLKEKQEEKQRKEEEKQQRK; encoded by the exons ATGTGGTTCGAAATCCTACCTGGCGCCGTGATCATCACCACGCTCCTGTCGGTGCCCATATACGCCATGTACGGCCTGCAGAAGCTGACGATCGGCAAT GCTTTCCGGCGCAACATGGACGAGCGTTTCGGCCGAGTTATGTACCAGCGCGATTTCCGACTGACCGACAATCCCTACAAGATGAAC GGACTTGAACAAATTCCcgatgaggaggaggacaAGAAGGATCAAAGGGACCAAAATGAGGACCTCGATGATCCTGTGCTGTTaaagaaaaagcaaaaagagcGCAAGCTAAAGGAAAAACAAGAGGAAAAACAAAGGAAGGAAGAGGAGAAGCAGCAGAGAAAGTAg